CGCCCTTCGTGGGCACCGCCAGACCGGCCAGGCTTCGCAGCAGGGTCGTCTTGCCGGCCCCGTTCGGTCCCACGATCACCGTGAAGCGTCCCGGCTGCAGGGACAGGTCGATCCCATCGAGGGCGCGGCGGGTCCCGAGCTCCACCGTCAGGGACCGGGCTTCGAGACGCGTCATGCGGGCGTCTCCACCAGCTCCGCCCTGCGGCGGGCGATCACCCAGAGGAAGAACGGGACGCCGAGCAGGGCCGTCAGCACGCCGATCTTCACCTCGGGGCCGGATGGGATGAGGCGCACGCCGATATCGGCGGCGAGCAGGAGTGCAGCCCCGGCAAGGCCCGCCGGGACGAGGGTGCGGGCCGGATCGTAGCCCACGAAGGGGCGCACGAAATGCGGCACGACCAGGCCGACGAAGCCGATGGAGCCGGCCACGGCCACCGAGGCTCCCGTGCCGATGGCGGCGCCCGCGACGATCAGGCCGCGCAGGAGCGCCACGTCGATCCCGAGGCTTCGCGCCGTCTCCTCGCCGAGGGCCAGCGCCCGCAGGCCCGGTCCCGCCGACAGGATCAGGGCCGAGGCCAGGGCGATGAAGGGTGCGCAGAGCAGCACATGGACGAAGGACCTGTCCTCGAAGGAGCCGAGGAGCCAGAACACGATCTCCGTCACGGCGAAGGGATTGGGCGAGAGGCTGATGGCCAGCGACGTGCCGGCCCCAGCCAGGGAGCCGACCGCGAGACCTGCGAGAACCAGCACCACGATGGTGGCGCCCCGTCCCGCGACCGCCACGACGAGCGCGATGGACAGGAGGGCCCCGGCAATCGCCGCGAAAGGAAGCGCCCAGGACAGGCTGCCCACGAGCCCGAAATAGATCACGAGCACCGCCCCGAAAGCGGCTGCCTGCGGCGCGCCGAACACCGCCGTGTCGGCGAGCGGGTTGCGCAACAGGCCCTGCAGCCCCGCGCCGGAGAGACCGAAGATCCAGCCCGCCGGCAGGGCCAGCAGCGTGCGCGGCAGGCGGATCTCCCGCACCACGATGACGGCCGCTCCCTGGTCCGACACGAGCGCCCGCAGGGCCGTGGACACCGTGATCGGCGCCGGGCCGACGACGAGGGACGCCACACTCAGGCATCCGAGAAGAACGATCAGGCCGGAAAGAAGGGACGACCGGGCGAGGGACATGGTTTGACGGTTTCGTTGCTCCCTTCGATAGAGCACGAAACGCCGGCAGGACAAAGCCGGCCGACCGCTCACGCTCGAGCGACCGTCACACAGCCAGCCGCTTCCGCCATTCCTTCGGCGCGGTGATGCTGCCGAGGTTGAGCCATTCGGCCATCAGGCGAAGCTCGTCTCCGAGAGCGGGGGCGATTGCGTCCGGAACCACGGAGGCCTCCGGGTGAATCGAGTGCACGATGAGGTTGCCGGCGGCCCGGTCGGCCTTGAGGTCAACGCGGGCCACGATCCTCTCGCCGAGCACGAAGGGCAGGCAATAATAGCCGAATTCCCGCTTCTCGGCCGGTGTGTAGATCTCGATCCGGTAGCGGAAATCGAACAGGCGCTCGGTGCGCGTGCGCTCCCAGACGATGGGGTCGAAGGGAGAAACGAGGGCCCGGGCCTCGACACGGCGGGGAAGTTTGGCCTGCGGGTCGAGATAGACCGGTCCGTTCCAGCCCTCGACCGTGACGGGAACGAGATCGCCGGCCTCCACCAGTTCGGGAATGCGGGCCTTCGCGTCCTGCGGCTCCAGGCGGAAATAGTCGCGCAGGCAGCGCTCGGACGCGATGCCGAGCGACTTGATGGAGTGCCGCAGCAAGGCGCGCTGCGCCTCATCAGCCGGCGGCGTCGGGACGTTCAGGATGTCCGGGGGCAGGACCCGCTCCGGCAGATCGTAGATGCGCTCGAAGCCGCGCCGCGTGGCGGTGGTGACTTCTCCGGCCCAGAACAGCCATTCCAGAGCCCGCTTGCCGTCGCTCCAGCCCCACCAGGAGCCCTGGCCCTTATGTCCGCCGGACAGCTCGCCCGCGGCCATGGGACCATGCGCGGCGATCTCGCGGCGCACCTCCTCGATGAAGGCGCGCTTTTCCTGTCCGAATTTGGCGAGCCCGCCATAGATGCCCTCGCCCCGCCGGGCCCGCTCCATGCGCCAGCGGAAGAGAGGCTGCAGGTCGAGGCGTATCAGCGAAGCTTCGTGGCCCCAATATTCGAAGGTCTCGCGCTTCCGGGCGTGCCAAGCAAGCGTCTCGAGGAGATTGCGGTCGTAGGCGCCGATCCGCGAGAAGAGCGGCATGTAATGGGCCCGCACCAGCACGTTGACCGAATCGATCTGCAGCAGGTGCGAGCGCTGAAGCGCGCGGCTCACGTGCCGCCTGGAAGTCGATGCCGGCCGGGCTTCGTGGAGCCCTTGGGCGGCGAGCGCGATGCGACGGGCTTGAGCGAGACTCAGTTTGGTGCGGAATGCCATGAGCGAACAATACCGGAACGTCGCGACAGGGCGCCAGAGCCGTGACCTTTTCGAGGCCCGGAACGAGGCGGAACCTGGGGATCTTTCCCCACCCCGCCTCTCCAAGACCGGCGGAACGCGGGGAGAAGCCGGATAGCCACGGTTTTCCGGGCCAATTCCGACGAGCGGAGGCTTTTCAGCTCTGCAAAAAATCCTCCGCCATAGGCGCGTCACTATTGCAATTCCGCAAGGTCGGCTTGGCGTCCCGGACTCTCGTAACGGCACCATCGCGGATCTATCTTCATCGCAACATTATTGATGGAGACAGCCCCATGAAGCTGACCGGAATTCACCATTTAACGGCCGTGACCGCCAACGCGCCGGGCAACCATGCCTTCTACACGCAGTCCCTGGGCCTGCGCCTCGTCAAGAAGACCGTGAACCAGGACGATGTGAGCGCCTATCATCTGTTCTACGCCGACGGAGAGGCTTCTCCCGGAACGGACATCACCTTCTTCGACTGGCCGGTCGAGCGCGAGCGGCGCGGCACGCACAGCATCTCGCAGACGGCCCTGCGGGTGAACGGCGAGAAGGCGCTGCAATGGTGGAAGGACCGCTTCGGCAGCCTCGACATCCGCCACGAGTCCATCGTGGAGCGTGACGGACGGCTCAGCCTCGACTTCGAGGATTTCGAGGGGCAGCGCCTCAGCCTCGTGGACGACGGCGGGCAGGGTGAGGCGCATCCGTGGGAGCGCAGCTCCGTGCCGGTGGAATACCAGATCCGCGGCCTCGGGCCGATCCGGATCAGCGTGCCGAAGCTCGAGCGCACGGCTCGCGTCCTGACGGAGGCGATGGATATGCGCGCCGTCCGCGAGTACCGGGTCGGCGATACGCCGGTCCACGTGTTCGAGATGGGCGAGGGCGGTCCGGCGGCGGAGCTGCATGTCGCGGTGGAGCCCGGCCTCCCTCCGGCCCGTCCGGGAGCGGGCGGCGTGCACCACGTGGCTTTCCGCACGCCGAACGAGCAGACCTATCAGGAATGCTGGGAGCGGCTGCAATCCCTGCGGGCCCCTTCCAGCGGTCCGGTCGATCGCTACTATTTCCAGAGCCTGTACTTCCGCGAGCCGAACGGGATCCTGTTCGAAATCGCCACGGACGGTCCGGGCTTCGCCACGGACGAGCCCATGGACAAGCTCGGCGAACGCCTGTCCCTGCCGCCCTTCCTGGAGCCCAGGCGGGCACAGATCGAAGCGGGCCTCAAACCGCTCTGATTGCGTGCATCGACGGCGGAATAACCGCAAAGGTTGAAAACCGCCTCGCACTCGCTTGCGAGGCGGTTTTTGCTTCATGAAATCCGATCGGAATCGATGCCGCTACGTTTGAATAACCATGGCGGAATAACGTTAGCGATTTGACAGCTTTTACTTCCGTAGCGGAGTTGTGTAACACTTTGAACAAATCTATGTGTTTCTATCGCTTAAAATTAATGTTCCGTAGGGGATTTGCATGCTCGGCGCCAAGATGAGAATGGGCCTGCTGGGAACGCTTATCGCGTTCCTGGGTATTTTCGGCGTGGCTTATGCCGCGTCGCTGCCTGCTCCCAAGGAGCGGCCGATCCTCACGATCTCCGGAAAGATCGACGTCACTAACAAGGACAATACGGCCCAGTTCGATCGCACCATGCTGGAATCGATGGGTCTTGTCACAATCGAAACCACGTCGCCCTGGTATGAGGGAAAGGTGAAGTTCGAAGGCGTTCTGCTCGACAAGCTGATGAAGCTGGTCGGAGCGAAGGGAGAACGCGTGTCCGTCATCGCTCTCAACGATTACGCCACCGAGATTCCGATCGCGGATTTCGCGAAATACAACGTCATTCTCGCCATCAAGCGCGACGGCGAATATATGCCTGTGCGGGACAAAGGTCCGCTGTTCATCGTTTATCCATACGACAGCAACCCCGAACTCAAGAGCCAGACCTATTATGCTCGATCAGCCTGGCAGGTTGCCAAGATCGAAGTGAAGTAGCAGCAGACCGGCAGGTCTCGGAGGCCTTACACATTTGTCCTTGCGCACCTTCAAAGCGATTATTGCAATCGTCATTGGCGGCTTTCTGATCGCCGGCATCTACATCTCGGTGCTGGTTGTTCAACGTCAGGGTGCATTGCAGCAGATCTCCGTCTACAACCCGGCCTGGGAGGCGGGGCAAGCCGCCTCCGAATTCGTCCGTCTCGAACACCGCCTGTCCGAATTCGGTAAGCCGGGAACGGATGTCGACAAGGAGGAAGTGGATCTGCGCTTCGATATCCTGCTCGGCAGGGCCAGGATGCTGAACGAGGGCAGTTTCCAGGATCTTCTCCAGCGCAATCCCGAACATCACGCGACACTCCGGGCTTTCCAGGATACGCTTGCCGCAGCTCAGCCCCTGATCGCGGACATCGAACGGAACCCCGACGCAGCCAGGCAGGCTCTCGATCTCCTGCGCCCGCTGGAAGGCAAGCTCGCACAGCTTGCATCCGTGGCGCACAACCATGGCGCGGCGCTCGTCCAAAGGGACCAGCAGGAGTTGATCCGTCTGCACTGGGCCTTCTCCGGCATCGCGGCAAGCCTGATCCTCGTCGGGGTCGTCCTGATCTTCCTCCTCGACAAGCACAACCGCCTGTTGGGACGTGCCCATGAGGAGCTGCATGTCCTGGCCCATCAGGACGCTCTCACGGGCCTGCCCAATCGCGTGGTGCTTCGCAACGAGCTGGAAAATGCGCTCGTGCGTCTGAAGCCGAACGGCCGCACGCTGGCGGTCTCCTACCTGGATCTGGATCACTTCAAGGATGTGAACGATTCCTTCGGCCATGAAACGGGCGACGAGCTGCTCAAGGCCGTGGCCGAGCGGCTGCGGGCCTGTATTCCGGCCAGCGAAGGCCAGGTGCGGAACCTGATTTCACGGTTTGGCGGCGACGAGTTCGCCATTCTGCAGACCGGCATCCGCCGGCCGGAGGAATGCGCCGCGCTCGCATCGCGCATCGTCGAGGCGTTGCGCGAACCGTTCAGCGTGAACGGGCAGGAGCTTTTCATCGGCACCAGCATCGGCATCGCGCTGGCTCAGAAGAACGTCACCTCGAGCCAGATCCTGAAACATGCCGACATGGCGCTCTATCATGCCAAGGCCGACGGACGTGGCACGTTCCGCTTCTTCGAGCCGGACATGGACGAGCAGCTTCAGGCCCGCCGCGCCCTGGAGGTCGATCTGCGCAAGGCGATGACCAACGGCGAATTCGAGCTGTACTATCAGCCTCAGATCAACATCCAGAGAAGCGAGATCGGCGGCTTCGAGGCTCTCCTGCGCTGGCACCATCCCGAGCGCGGCCTTGTCCCGCCGGCGGAGTTCATCCCCGTCATCGAAGATACCGGGCTCATCTCGCCCCTGGGCGACTGGATCATCGAGCAGGCCTGCAGGGAGGCATCCACCTGGCCGGGCGAGATGCGCGTCGCCGTCAATCTCTCGCCGATTCAGTTCCGCAATCGCGGCCTCGTGCAGAGCGTCAGCAATGCCCTGGCGTCGTCAGGACTTCCTCCGCACAGGCTGGAACTGGAGATCACCGAGACGGTCCTCCTGCAGGACAACGAGATGACCGTTTCCACGCTCCATCAGCTGCGCCGGCTCGGCGTGCGCATCGCGATGGACGATTTCGGAACCGGCTATTCGTCCCTGAGCTACCTGCGCAGCTTCCCGTTCGACAAGATCAAGATCGATCAGTCCTTCGTGCGGGAAATGTCGCAGCGGGCGGATTGCCTGGCTATCGTGCAGTCGGTCGCCAATCTCGGGGCCAGCTTAGGCATGCCGACAGTGGCCGAAGGAATCGAGACGGAGGATCAGCTGCGGCAGGTTCAAGCAGCCGGATGCACCGACGCGCAGGGCTATTATTTCGGGCGTCCCAAACCCGCCCGGGAACTGGTCCATACGCTGGATGCCCTCAAGAACAAAGTCAGAGTGGCTTAGGTCCGATGCCGTATCAGGCATTGAAGATGGGCGTCCGCGTAACTTCAGGCCTGAAGCGAACTGTGCTAGGTACATTTTCCATTGCCTAAACGCGAAAACTCCGAATGAATCAGTATTCGGCAAGCCGCGCCTTTAGGGCAGCGACCAATCAGAATCGACGACGGGAGCAGGATTGATGAAGACATACTGCGAATTTACGTTCGAGGCCGCGCACTCGGTGGCTCCTTACTCCGGGCTGCATGGACATACATTCATCGTCAAGCTCACTTTCGGCGGCGCCGTCGACGAGATCTATGGCTGGCCGGTCAACCTCTATGAGGTCGAGAATTACATTAAGGAAATCAAGGGCGAGCACGGATCGGGCCTGGATCACGGCAATCTCGATCTCAACCCCGAGATCGGCATCGCCTCGCTCGAGAACGTGACGACCTATATCTGGCGCCTGGTGAAGAACCGGTTCCCGAACCTCGAGGAGGTCGAGCTCAGGCGCGGCATGCCCGGATCCACGGAAGGCTGCATCTATCGCGGCGAAGCGGCGGACCGCAGCAGTCTCGCGGCCTGAGAATACGAGGCTTCAAAGTAAAAGAGCCGCCTC
This region of Microvirga mediterraneensis genomic DNA includes:
- a CDS encoding FecCD family ABC transporter permease; the protein is MSLARSSLLSGLIVLLGCLSVASLVVGPAPITVSTALRALVSDQGAAVIVVREIRLPRTLLALPAGWIFGLSGAGLQGLLRNPLADTAVFGAPQAAAFGAVLVIYFGLVGSLSWALPFAAIAGALLSIALVVAVAGRGATIVVLVLAGLAVGSLAGAGTSLAISLSPNPFAVTEIVFWLLGSFEDRSFVHVLLCAPFIALASALILSAGPGLRALALGEETARSLGIDVALLRGLIVAGAAIGTGASVAVAGSIGFVGLVVPHFVRPFVGYDPARTLVPAGLAGAALLLAADIGVRLIPSGPEVKIGVLTALLGVPFFLWVIARRRAELVETPA
- a CDS encoding winged helix-turn-helix domain-containing protein: MAFRTKLSLAQARRIALAAQGLHEARPASTSRRHVSRALQRSHLLQIDSVNVLVRAHYMPLFSRIGAYDRNLLETLAWHARKRETFEYWGHEASLIRLDLQPLFRWRMERARRGEGIYGGLAKFGQEKRAFIEEVRREIAAHGPMAAGELSGGHKGQGSWWGWSDGKRALEWLFWAGEVTTATRRGFERIYDLPERVLPPDILNVPTPPADEAQRALLRHSIKSLGIASERCLRDYFRLEPQDAKARIPELVEAGDLVPVTVEGWNGPVYLDPQAKLPRRVEARALVSPFDPIVWERTRTERLFDFRYRIEIYTPAEKREFGYYCLPFVLGERIVARVDLKADRAAGNLIVHSIHPEASVVPDAIAPALGDELRLMAEWLNLGSITAPKEWRKRLAV
- a CDS encoding ring-cleaving dioxygenase — encoded protein: MKLTGIHHLTAVTANAPGNHAFYTQSLGLRLVKKTVNQDDVSAYHLFYADGEASPGTDITFFDWPVERERRGTHSISQTALRVNGEKALQWWKDRFGSLDIRHESIVERDGRLSLDFEDFEGQRLSLVDDGGQGEAHPWERSSVPVEYQIRGLGPIRISVPKLERTARVLTEAMDMRAVREYRVGDTPVHVFEMGEGGPAAELHVAVEPGLPPARPGAGGVHHVAFRTPNEQTYQECWERLQSLRAPSSGPVDRYYFQSLYFREPNGILFEIATDGPGFATDEPMDKLGERLSLPPFLEPRRAQIEAGLKPL
- a CDS encoding molybdopterin-dependent oxidoreductase — translated: MGLLGTLIAFLGIFGVAYAASLPAPKERPILTISGKIDVTNKDNTAQFDRTMLESMGLVTIETTSPWYEGKVKFEGVLLDKLMKLVGAKGERVSVIALNDYATEIPIADFAKYNVILAIKRDGEYMPVRDKGPLFIVYPYDSNPELKSQTYYARSAWQVAKIEVK
- a CDS encoding putative bifunctional diguanylate cyclase/phosphodiesterase, translated to MRTFKAIIAIVIGGFLIAGIYISVLVVQRQGALQQISVYNPAWEAGQAASEFVRLEHRLSEFGKPGTDVDKEEVDLRFDILLGRARMLNEGSFQDLLQRNPEHHATLRAFQDTLAAAQPLIADIERNPDAARQALDLLRPLEGKLAQLASVAHNHGAALVQRDQQELIRLHWAFSGIAASLILVGVVLIFLLDKHNRLLGRAHEELHVLAHQDALTGLPNRVVLRNELENALVRLKPNGRTLAVSYLDLDHFKDVNDSFGHETGDELLKAVAERLRACIPASEGQVRNLISRFGGDEFAILQTGIRRPEECAALASRIVEALREPFSVNGQELFIGTSIGIALAQKNVTSSQILKHADMALYHAKADGRGTFRFFEPDMDEQLQARRALEVDLRKAMTNGEFELYYQPQINIQRSEIGGFEALLRWHHPERGLVPPAEFIPVIEDTGLISPLGDWIIEQACREASTWPGEMRVAVNLSPIQFRNRGLVQSVSNALASSGLPPHRLELEITETVLLQDNEMTVSTLHQLRRLGVRIAMDDFGTGYSSLSYLRSFPFDKIKIDQSFVREMSQRADCLAIVQSVANLGASLGMPTVAEGIETEDQLRQVQAAGCTDAQGYYFGRPKPARELVHTLDALKNKVRVA
- a CDS encoding 6-carboxytetrahydropterin synthase translates to MKTYCEFTFEAAHSVAPYSGLHGHTFIVKLTFGGAVDEIYGWPVNLYEVENYIKEIKGEHGSGLDHGNLDLNPEIGIASLENVTTYIWRLVKNRFPNLEEVELRRGMPGSTEGCIYRGEAADRSSLAA